In the Neisseria sp. KEM232 genome, CTGACAAACACGTTGCTGCGGCCGCCTTCGAGCAAAAGGCCGTCTGAATTGAAAAACAGGCTGTCAAACGCGCCCTGCCGCTCCGCCGCCTGCCAACCCGCGTCGAAGGTTTCGCGGCGCGTGGTTTTGAAGCGGCGCAGGTAGTCGCGGCGCGGCAGGATTTCGGGCGATACGGTTACGCGCAGCGGCGTGTCCAAGTCGGCAATCGCGGCACTTGCAAACGCGAGGCCGTCTGAAGAAAGCGTGATTTTCAGGCGTGCGGGCGTGTCGGGCAGCGCGGCGATGCGGTTACGGATTTGCGTTTCGTAATCGGAAGGCAGCGGCAGGTTGAGCGATTCGGCGGCGGTTTTCAGACGGCCTAAATGCCTGTTTAACAAAGCGCATTGCCCGTTTTCCACGCGCAGGGTTTCAAACACGGCGAAGTCGGGGCGCAGCTCGGTAAGGAAACGCGCTTTCCAGCCGCATTCGCGCCATTCGGCCTGCGGGTCGCTGTCGGCAACGATGCCGGAGCCGACACCGTATTCGCCCTGCCAAAGGCCGTCTGAACGCGGCGAGAGGGTCAGCGTGCGGATAACCACGTTGAGCGTGCCTTCAAAACCGATTCCGCCGCTGCACGGGTTGAGAAAGCCGATGCTGCCGGTGTAAAGGCCGCGCGGCGTGGTTTCGAGGCTTTTGATGATTTCCATGCTTTTGCGTTTGGGTGCGCCGGTGATGCTGCCGCAGGGGAAGGCGGAGCGGAAAATGTCTGCCGCACTTGTGCCGCGCCGCGCCTGCGCTTCGATGCGGCTGGTCATCTGCCACACGCTGCCGAAGCGCGATACTTTAAACGGCTCGGGTACGCGCACGCTGCCGGTTTCGGCGGTTTTGCCCAAGTCGTTGCGCAGCAAATCGACAATCATCACGTTTTCGGCGCGGTTTTTCGGATCGGCCTGCAAGGCGCGGGCGCGGGTGTCGTCGAGGCCGTCGCCCACAAACGGCGCGGTGCCTTTCATCGGCTCGGTGCTGATGAGGCCGTCTGAACGGATATTTAAAAATAGTTCGGGCGAAAAACAGAGCGTCCACGTTTCGCGGCCGTCTGAATCGGGCAGGCAGGCCAGCGCGGCGTAGGGCACGGGCTGGCGCAGGCGGCGGTAAAGCGCGACGGGGCTGCCATAGGCCGTGAGTGCAAGGCGGAATGTGTAGTTGATTTGGTAGCAGTCGCCGCGTGCAATCGCTTGCTGTATGGTGCGGATGTGGGTGAGGTATTCGGTTTCGGAAACAGACGGACGCGGCACAGAGATGCCGCAGGGGGAGTCGGAAAGGCCGTCTGAAAGCGCGTTCAGCGCGGATTGGGTATCGGTGTCGGCGCACGATTCAAACCAGTGCAGCGCGAGCGTGCTCGGCTTTTCAGACGGCAGTTTTTGCAGCGGCAGGCCGAAAGAATAGTCGGCAGCGACAACGGCGTGCAGGCCGCGCCGCCAACCTTGCTGCAGCAGACCGTCGAGGCGGGAGAGGCCGTCTGAAAGCAGGAAATCGCTGTATTGCAGTTTGCGGTAGAGGACGGCGCGGCGGGAAACGGCGTCGTCGAGAAGGACGAATCCGGACATGGTTCTGGGGCGGAAAAAAGGGCGGATTATAGCCGCACCGGCGCGGCCGGCAATTTGTTTGTTTGTGTCAATGAGCGTAAAATTGCGCTGTTGTCAAACGACGGCAGTTTTAACGAAAGGAGCTTTAAAACATGACAGACCACCAACTGAAACCCTTTGAAGAAGTGAACGTGGACGCAAGCAAAGACCGCCTGCAAGTGTTTGAAGAAGAAGTGTTGCAGCATCAGGGCAGAGTGTCGGGCGAAGATTCCAGCACCGCGCCGCTGCCGGAAAACTACCCCTACCGCCTGCGCATGAGCCGCCGCGTGTACGAAAAAGAAAAAGCCAAGCTGCAAATCGAGCTTTTAAAAGTGCAAAGCTGGGTGAAAGAAAGCGGCCAGCGCATCGTCAGCCTGTTTGAAGGCCGCGACGCCGCGGGCAAAGGCGGCACCATCAAGCGTTTTATGGAACATCTCAATCCGCGCGGCGCCCGCGTTGTCGCGCTGGAAAAACCCACCGAAACCGAACGCGGCCAATGGTATTTCCAACGCTATGTGCAAAACCTGCCCACCGCGGGCGAAATGGTGTTTTTCGACCGCTCCTGGTACAACCGCGCCGGCGTCGAGCGCGTGATGGGCTTCTGCACACCGCAGGAATACCTGCTCTTTATGCGCCAGGCGCCCGAATTGGAAAGAATGCTGGTCAACAGCGGCCTGCATCTTTTTAAATTCTGGTTTTCCGTATCGCGCGAAGAACAGCTGCGCCGCTTCATCTCCCGCCGCGACGATCCGCTGAAACACTGGAAACTCTCGCCCGTCGACATCCAGTCGCTCGACCGCTGGGACGACTACACCGAAGCGAAAAACGCCATGTTCTTCCACACCCACACAGGCGACGCGCCCTGGACGATTATCCGCTCCGACGACAAAAAACGTGCCCGTCTCAACTGCATTCGCTACTTCCTCCATCAGCTCGGCTACCCGGGTAAAGACGAAAAAGCCATCGGCAGAATCGACCCGCTGATTGTCAAAGTGCCGAACACGCAGTTTAAAGACAAAAACATGGACATCATCGGCGACTGACGCCGCCAAACGCGATGCCCCGCCGCAAGCGGCGGGGAAAGGCCGTCTGAAAAGTTTGCAGGCTTTTCAGACGGCCTTTTCGCTGCTGTTTTTAGGATGCAGGAAATTAGCGGCTCGTTGTGCAACGGCTGGCAAATTTTGTTGCATAGCCGCTTGTCTGATAAAAATAAAAATGTTTGTTTGAATTGAAAATATTACGATATAATACGGGAGCTAGTAGAACTAGGTTTTAAATTTATGCGGGGAAAACATCCGGCGGCAAGACGGTTGATTTGGAATGTTGTCATTTCGCAGTAAACACAAGGAAAACAAAATGAATAAATTAAGATTAAAACCATGCTGTTCGGCGGTGCTGGCCGCTATCACTCTGTTTTCGACAAGCGGGGTTGGTGCACTGGTTATCGAAGAGGATTTCACAAAGGGTGTAACCAAAAACAGATGGTATATGCCGCAGCCGGGTAGCGGCATTACCAGTAGGACTGACTCAACTGCCGTAAACGAGGCTTGTTTGACTGCCGGAACAGGCAGCCAAACCGCATCAGCGACCGTTTCAGGCACTCCGGGTGCGTGCGCAACCGGTAAGAAAGATGATGTGGGTAGCGGTGCTTTGCGCCTGACACCTGCGACCAACCACCGTGTGGGTGGTATCGTTTCTGAACAGCCGTTCCCTACTAATGAGGGTGTTGAAATTACTTTTACCACTTATGTATGGGGCGGTAACGGTGCTGACGGTATGTCTTTTTATTTGTTAGATGCAGATCGTCCTGTCAGCATTGGTGCGAATGGTGGATCATTGGGCTATACCTGTGCCAACGATAACCCGATTTATAGTGGTGTGGATGGCGGATATTTGGCCATCGGTATGGATGAATTCGGTAACTTCGTCAATGGCCCTCAAGATAGTACCAGTACAGGCGTGGGTAAGCGGAAAGATGGAAGTTGGGTAGATGCTAGGGATGAAGGAAGATATCCGGAATTCAAATATCCCAATGGATCATTTAATGCTATCGGTATTCGTGGTGCAGGTAAAACCAATATCAACTATATGCTGTCCGGCGATTTTTTACGGGATCTTTATAGGGTGAACGGTTGGGGTACTGTGCCAACAAGTAAACTGAATGACTGGAAGCGTGCTTGGGAAGGAAACAAGTTTAAATATTTTTGGACTCGTAATCCAACTCCGAATCTGACGGAGCCAGCATTGAGTGCTAATCAGCGTGGTTGGTGTGATGCTTCTGGCTGCCATAATCTGCCAAACAATGATAATAATAAAAACTGGTTGAAAAGTATGTGTCGTACGGGGACGCTGACAATTACCCCAACGTTTCTACCAGGTCATATAAAGAGCAATATTACCCTTTCCGCAGACTCTAAAGATCCTAAACGTAAGTTATACAATTACGAATATATTGATAGCAAACGTTTGCCCGTCTATATGTGGACTAATACGAAAAGTCGGTCTACTGCTGTGCCTATTCAATATAGAATCAAAATTACTCCTGATAACAAGGGTACTGTCCAATATAGCTGGAATGGCGGTGAATACCAGACAGTTATTAAAGATAGGGACTTGGCGTCTACCAATGGTGCTTTGCCTCGGGCATTCCGTTTTGCCTTCGTAGGCTCAACAGGTGGATCACATAATAACCATGAAGTCACCTGCTTTAAGGCTGCGCCCAGTACGCAATCGGAAGGTAGTGCTAGTGTAAACTTGCCAAATGCAAAAGTAGTGAGTGACACGCAGGTTTATCTTTCGCTTTACAACCCGTATGATTGGTCAGGTCAGTTGTTGGCGAGAACCTTTGTTCATAGTGGAACGGGGGACAATGCTAAATTCGGCGTGAATGGAAAAGCCAACTGGGATGCTGCTTGCAATCTGAATGGAGGTGCTTGTAAAGAAACCAATGTGGCCAATACGCCTAAACAGACTTCTAGGAAATTCTTTACTTGGAATGGTGTGGCAGGAACATCATTGGAGTGGGGAAATCTTACTCAAGCTCAAAAAGCAAGTTTGTATTCTACTGGCGAAACCGAAACAACTGGCCAACAACGTCTGGACTATATAAAAGGTGACCGCAGCCAAGAACAGGTTCGGGTAGGCGTTGGTCAATTCCGCGTTAGAAATAGCGTTTTAGGCGATATTATTAATTCCAGCCCAGTATGGGTGGGTTATCCTTCCAATATGAATTATCACCGCATATGGAATGATCGCCGTGGAAATGCTGTTGGAGATGAAAAAGACTATCGCGATTTTGCTGATCAGAATTATGGTAGAGTAAATGCCGTGTATGCCGGATCGAATGACGGCTTCTTACATGCTTTCCGCAGCGGTAATTATAATTCGAGCAGACAATTTGATACCCGAAATAATGATGGTCAGGAGTTGTTTGCCTTTATGCCGTCTTCTGTTTTGCAGAGAATGCATAATAAAGGGAATGATTCACTTGATTTTTCACATTCTCAT is a window encoding:
- a CDS encoding bifunctional chorismate-binding protein/class IV aminotransferase gives rise to the protein MSGFVLLDDAVSRRAVLYRKLQYSDFLLSDGLSRLDGLLQQGWRRGLHAVVAADYSFGLPLQKLPSEKPSTLALHWFESCADTDTQSALNALSDGLSDSPCGISVPRPSVSETEYLTHIRTIQQAIARGDCYQINYTFRLALTAYGSPVALYRRLRQPVPYAALACLPDSDGRETWTLCFSPELFLNIRSDGLISTEPMKGTAPFVGDGLDDTRARALQADPKNRAENVMIVDLLRNDLGKTAETGSVRVPEPFKVSRFGSVWQMTSRIEAQARRGTSAADIFRSAFPCGSITGAPKRKSMEIIKSLETTPRGLYTGSIGFLNPCSGGIGFEGTLNVVIRTLTLSPRSDGLWQGEYGVGSGIVADSDPQAEWRECGWKARFLTELRPDFAVFETLRVENGQCALLNRHLGRLKTAAESLNLPLPSDYETQIRNRIAALPDTPARLKITLSSDGLAFASAAIADLDTPLRVTVSPEILPRRDYLRRFKTTRRETFDAGWQAAERQGAFDSLFFNSDGLLLEGGRSNVFVRHCGRWLTPAADLDILCGVMRQEVLENPQRYLGADSVSEAHITREMLAEAEAIYLTNALRGVLAVELLEAV
- the ppk2 gene encoding polyphosphate kinase 2, translated to MTDHQLKPFEEVNVDASKDRLQVFEEEVLQHQGRVSGEDSSTAPLPENYPYRLRMSRRVYEKEKAKLQIELLKVQSWVKESGQRIVSLFEGRDAAGKGGTIKRFMEHLNPRGARVVALEKPTETERGQWYFQRYVQNLPTAGEMVFFDRSWYNRAGVERVMGFCTPQEYLLFMRQAPELERMLVNSGLHLFKFWFSVSREEQLRRFISRRDDPLKHWKLSPVDIQSLDRWDDYTEAKNAMFFHTHTGDAPWTIIRSDDKKRARLNCIRYFLHQLGYPGKDEKAIGRIDPLIVKVPNTQFKDKNMDIIGD
- a CDS encoding PilC/PilY family type IV pilus protein, translating into MNKLRLKPCCSAVLAAITLFSTSGVGALVIEEDFTKGVTKNRWYMPQPGSGITSRTDSTAVNEACLTAGTGSQTASATVSGTPGACATGKKDDVGSGALRLTPATNHRVGGIVSEQPFPTNEGVEITFTTYVWGGNGADGMSFYLLDADRPVSIGANGGSLGYTCANDNPIYSGVDGGYLAIGMDEFGNFVNGPQDSTSTGVGKRKDGSWVDARDEGRYPEFKYPNGSFNAIGIRGAGKTNINYMLSGDFLRDLYRVNGWGTVPTSKLNDWKRAWEGNKFKYFWTRNPTPNLTEPALSANQRGWCDASGCHNLPNNDNNKNWLKSMCRTGTLTITPTFLPGHIKSNITLSADSKDPKRKLYNYEYIDSKRLPVYMWTNTKSRSTAVPIQYRIKITPDNKGTVQYSWNGGEYQTVIKDRDLASTNGALPRAFRFAFVGSTGGSHNNHEVTCFKAAPSTQSEGSASVNLPNAKVVSDTQVYLSLYNPYDWSGQLLARTFVHSGTGDNAKFGVNGKANWDAACNLNGGACKETNVANTPKQTSRKFFTWNGVAGTSLEWGNLTQAQKASLYSTGETETTGQQRLDYIKGDRSQEQVRVGVGQFRVRNSVLGDIINSSPVWVGYPSNMNYHRIWNDRRGNAVGDEKDYRDFADQNYGRVNAVYAGSNDGFLHAFRSGNYNSSRQFDTRNNDGQELFAFMPSSVLQRMHNKGNDSLDFSHSHYGHNFYNDASPATGDVYYNGKWHTWLLSGLGAGGSSVYALDITEPDKFSAANVIGEWSNTSGGVWSNLGNTYGTPVFGRFHDGTWGAVFGNGWCSKEDATNGNCTPSAGPAGIYVMSINKQTGVPSFRFISTNVGGTADAPNGIAYVTPTDVDGDLIYDYAYAGDLKGNVWRFDLTDSVGKAEKIFTTRTGQPITTKIVVSTDNGTGGDPVLNFGTGHRQEGYLEKKASYAKGTQSLYGLRDRTAVKFAPVNIIGHNQLQQQTVSTTTKAFTDANGETHDSKTLSTNKVDWTKQHGWYMDLGTKTYREGGQLVTQYEQIIYSPYLSNGKYLIVNSYIDGSSPLLSCDTVSSSGVTYPLLSSTGSGIVDYYKQGTGPIAALLGANGTVSLLKVTDSSGVVHNVMVYKTPDGKTNVLKVNLPRPPIRRVSWREIF